Proteins encoded within one genomic window of Ascaphus truei isolate aAscTru1 chromosome 8, aAscTru1.hap1, whole genome shotgun sequence:
- the NKX6-2 gene encoding homeobox protein Nkx-6.2 gives MLAVGQMDANRQSAFVLSSTPLAALHNMAEMKTTLFPYALQNPSNFKAQSLAALNAQLALGTPHGISDILGRPLGAAGNLLSSLPRINGLATSTGMYFNPAAVSRYPKPLAELPGRAPIFWPGVMQTSPWRDPRMACVGQAGMVLDKDGKKKHSRPTFSGQQIFALEKTFEQTKYLAGPERARLAYSLGMTESQVKVWFQNRRTKWRKRHAAEMASAKKKHDSETEKMKESSDNEDDDEYNKPLDPNSDDEKISRLLKKHKSTNLSLLSPCSNNSDTL, from the exons ATGTTAGCGGTGGGGCAGATGGATGCTAATAGGCAGAGTGCGTTTGTTCTCAGCAGTACACCGCTGGCTGCTCTCCATAACATGGCTGAGATGAAGACCACCTTGTTCCCTTATGCCCTGCAGAATCCGTCCAACTTCAAAGCACAGAGCCTGGCTGCCCTGAACGCACAGCTCGCCCTGGGGACGCCTCATGGGATTAGTGATATTCTGGGCAGACCCTTGGGTGCAGCCGGCAACCTGCTCTCCAGCCTCCCCCGCATCAATGGACTGGCCACCTCTACTGGGATGTACTTTAACCCAGCTGCTGTATCCAGGTACCCGAAGCCCCTGGCAGAGCTGCCCGGGAGAGCCCCTATCTTCTGGCCTGGAGTCATGCAGACCTCTCCTTGGAGGGACCCCAGGATGGCTTGTGTTG GCCAAGCTGGAATGGTGCTTGATAAAGATGGGAAGAAAAAACATTCAAGGCCAACTTTCTCAGGGCAGCAGATTTTTGCATTGGAAAAAACCTTTGAACAGACCAAATACTTGGCAGGACCAGAGAGAGCCCGGCTTGCTTACTCCCTGGGAATGACAGAGAGTCAAGTTAAG GTGTGGTTTCAAAACAGGAGAACTAAATGGAGAAAGAGGCATGCAGCAGAAATGGCTTCAGCCAAGAAAAAGCATGATTCGGAGACTGAGAAGATGAAGGAGAGTTCAGACAACGAGGATGATGATGAATATAATAAACCCCTGGATCCTAATTCAGACGATGAAAAAATCTCCAGGTTATTGAAAAAGCACAAATCTACAAACTTGAGCCTTCTAAGCCCCTGCAGCAATAACTCTGACACTTTGTGA